The following coding sequences are from one Oncorhynchus nerka isolate Pitt River linkage group LG6, Oner_Uvic_2.0, whole genome shotgun sequence window:
- the LOC115125698 gene encoding heat shock 70 kDa protein 4-like isoform X1, translating into MSVVGFDVGFLNCYVAVARAGGIETVANEYSDRCTPACVSFGPRNRSIGAAAKSQVVTNCKNTVQGFKRFHGRAFSDPYIQRLKSSLVYDLAQMPSGTTGIKVMYMEEEKVFSIEQVTAMLLTKMKETAEHALKKPVADCVVSVPCYYTDTERRSVVDAAQIAGLNCLRLMNETTAVALAYGIYKQDLPAPEEKPRIVVFVDIGHSGYQTSVCAFNKGKLKVLATACDPELGGKDFDEMLVRHFCEEFGKKYKLDVKTKPRALVRLYQECEKLKKLMSANSSDLPLNIECFMNDIDVSGKLNRVQFEEMCADVLGRVEAPLHNLMEQASEYQLKKEDIYAVEIVGGASRIPSVKERISRFFGKELSTTLNADEAVARGCALQCAILSPAFKVREFSITDAVAYPISLKWNSAAEEGLSDCEVFPKNHAAPFSKVLTFYRREPFSLEAYYNTPKELPYPDPTIGQFVIQKVVPQASGESSKVKVKVRVNIHGIFSVSSASLVEVQKTEEGEEPMDTEQQATPEKEEEKEEEGNMQTDQDETKAQGDGQKEAEEEKKTPPENEEMETSPEESKTEKKSDLPPQAKKPKVKTKVLELPIENSPQWELAVDMLNLFVENEGKMIMQDKLEKERNDAKNYVEEYVYDMRDKLHGRLEKFVSEADRDILSLQLEDTENWLYEDGEDQPKQQYIDKLSVLKKLGQPIQERYMESEERPRAFDDMGKQIQMYMKIIEAYKTKEEQYDHLDQEEINKVDKMVNEAMIWLNSKMNQQSKLSLTVEPAVRVREIQDKTKELYSSCNPIVTKPKPKVELPKDNKAGEQNGPVSGQEKAPAEGTEKGTADSTGNPPSTESTEPRPGMDLD; encoded by the exons ATGTCTGTGGTAGGATTCGACGTCGGGTTTCTGAACTGCTATGTTGCGGTAGCTAGAGCCGGAGGAATAGAAACTGTAGCCAATGAATACAGCGATCGATGTACACC AGCATGTGTGTCATTTGGACCACGGAATCGATCTATTGGTGCAGCTGCAAAAAGCCAG GTCGTCACAAACTGCAAGAACACAGTCCAAGGGTTCAAGAGATTTCATGGCCGGGCTTTTTCTGATCCGTACATCCAGCGTTTGAAATCCAGCCTTGTTTACGACTTAGCGCAGATGCCTTCGGGCACCACTGGCATCAAG GTGAtgtacatggaggaggagaaggtgttcAGCATTGAGCAGGTCACTGCCATGCTTCTGACCAAGATGAAGGAGACAGCTGAGCATGCACTGAAGAAACCTGTGGCTGACTGCGTGGTCTCT gtcccctgctacTACACGGACACCGAGAGGAGATCAGTGGTGGACGCAGCACAGATCGCTGGACTCAACTGTCTGAGGCTGATGAATGAGACAActgcag TGGCGTTGGCGTATGGAATCTATAAGCAGGACCTCCCTGCTCCAGAGGAGAAGCCCAGGATTGTGGTGTTTGTAGACATTGGACACTCTGGATACCAGACCTCTGTCTGTGCCTTCAACAAGGGCAAGCTGAAG GTTCTTGCGACGGCCTGCGACCCAGAGCTGGGCGGGAAGGACTTTGACGAGATGCTGGTGAGACATTTCTGTGAGGAGTTTGGGAAGAAGTACAAGCTGGACGTGAAGACCAAGCCCAGGGCTCTGGTTAGGCTCTACCAGGAGTGTGAGAAACTCAAGAAGCTGATGAGCGCTAACTCCTCAGACCTGCCCCTCAACATCGAGTGCTTTATGAACGACATTGACGTCTCTGGAAAACTCAACAG GGTTCAGTTTGAGGAGATGTGTGCTGACGTTCTGGGCAGAGTGGAGGCACCACTGCACAACCTGATGGAGCAAGCCAGTGAGTATC AACTGAAGAAGGAGGACATCTATGCGGTGGAAATAGTGGGCGGGGCCTCCCGTATCCCGTCTGTCAAAGAGAGGATCAGTAGATTCTTTGGAAAGGAGCTGAGCACCACCCTGAATGCTGATGAGGCCGTGGCCAGAGGATGTGCCCTGCAG TGTGCAATCCTGTCCCCTGCTTTCAAAGTGCGTGAGTTCTCCATCACAGATGCAGTTGCTTACCCAATCTCTCTGAAATggaactctgctgcagaggaaggCTTGAG CGATTGCGAGGTATTCCCAAAGAACCATGCTGCGCCCTTCTCTAAAGTGTTGACTTTCTACCGGAGGGAGCCGTTCTCTCTGGAAGCCTACTACAACACCCCCAAAGAGCTGCCGTACCCCGACCCCACCATAG GTCAGTTTGTGATCCAGAAGGTGGTGCCCCAGGCATCTGGGGAGAGCTCCAAGGTCAAGGTGAAGGTGAGGGTCAACATCCACGGCATCTTCAGCGTCTCCTCAGCCTCGCTGGTGGAGGTCCAGAAGACCGAGGAAGGAGAGGAGCCCATGGACACAGAACAGCAGGCAACaccagagaaagaggaagagaaggaggaagag GGCAACATGCAGACTGACCAGGATGAGACTAAGGCACAAGGAGATGGACAGaaagaggcagaagaggagaagaagacgcCGCCGGAGAATGAGGAGATGGAG acCTCCCCAGAGGAGAGTAAGACAGAGAAGAAGTCTGACCTGCCTCCCCAGGCCAAGAAGCCCAAAGTTAAGACAAAAGTCTTGGAGCTTCCCATCGAGAACAGCCCTCAGTGGGAGCTGGCCGTCGACATGCTCAACCTCTTTGTAGAAAATGAG GGTAAAATGATCATGCAGGACaagctggagaaggagaggaacgaCGCTAAGAACTACGTGGAGGAGTATGTGTACGACATGAGGGACAAACTTCACGGCAGGCTGGAGAAATTCGTCAGTGAAGCT GACCGGGATATCCTGTCTTTACAACTGGAGGACACAGAGAACTGGCTGTATGAAGACGGAGAGGACCAACCTAAACAACAGTACATCGATAAACTGTCCGTGCTGAAG AAACTGGGCCAGCCTATCCAGGAGAGGTACATGGAGTCTGAGGAAAGACCCAGAGCCTTCGATGACATGGGGAAACAGATCCAGATGTACATGAAGATCATTGAAGCTTATAAAACCAAG GAGGAGCAGTATGACCATCTGGACCAGGAAGAGATCAACAAGGTGGATAAGATGGTGAACGAAGCCATGATCTGGCTGAACAGCAAGATGAACCAGCAGAGTAAACTGAGCTTGACTGTGGAGCCTGCTGTTAGAGTCCGAGAGATACAGGACAAGACTAAG GAGCTGTACTCTTCCTGCAACCCCATCGTGACCAAGCCCAAGCCCAAGGTGGAGCTGCCTAAAGACAACAAGGCAGGGGAGCAGAATGGACCAGTCAGCGGCCAGGAGAAAGCCCCAGCAGAGGGTACCGAGAAGGGGACCGCCGACAGCACAGGCAACCCCCCCTCCACGGAATCCACGGAACCTAGACCTGGCATGGACCTTGACTAA
- the LOC115125694 gene encoding cytochrome b-c1 complex subunit 8-like, with translation MGRHFGDLAKIRHVITYSLSPFEQRAFPNYFSKGIPNVWRRFTSSVFKVAPPMICMYLTYTWGNHVHSEGKRKVAADYENEE, from the exons ATGGGTCGTCACTTTGGAGATTTGGCCAAGATCAGGCATGTGATCACCTACAGTCTGTCCCCCTTCGAGCAGAGGGCTTTCCCCAACTACTTCTCTAAAGGAATCCCCAACGTCTGGAGACGATTCACATCATCCGTCTTCAAAGTTGCTCCCC CAATGATCTGCATGTACCTGACATACACCTGGGGCAACCATGTCCActcagaaggaaagaggaaggtTGCTGCAGACTACGAGAATGAAGAGTGA
- the LOC115125698 gene encoding heat shock 70 kDa protein 4-like isoform X2 — protein MSVVGFDVGFLNCYVAVARAGGIETVANEYSDRCTPACVSFGPRNRSIGAAAKSQVVTNCKNTVQGFKRFHGRAFSDPYIQRLKSSLVYDLAQMPSGTTGIKVMYMEEEKVFSIEQVTAMLLTKMKETAEHALKKPVADCVVSVPCYYTDTERRSVVDAAQIAGLNCLRLMNETTAVALAYGIYKQDLPAPEEKPRIVVFVDIGHSGYQTSVCAFNKGKLKVLATACDPELGGKDFDEMLVRHFCEEFGKKYKLDVKTKPRALVRLYQECEKLKKLMSANSSDLPLNIECFMNDIDVSGKLNRVQFEEMCADVLGRVEAPLHNLMEQAKLKKEDIYAVEIVGGASRIPSVKERISRFFGKELSTTLNADEAVARGCALQCAILSPAFKVREFSITDAVAYPISLKWNSAAEEGLSDCEVFPKNHAAPFSKVLTFYRREPFSLEAYYNTPKELPYPDPTIGQFVIQKVVPQASGESSKVKVKVRVNIHGIFSVSSASLVEVQKTEEGEEPMDTEQQATPEKEEEKEEEGNMQTDQDETKAQGDGQKEAEEEKKTPPENEEMETSPEESKTEKKSDLPPQAKKPKVKTKVLELPIENSPQWELAVDMLNLFVENEGKMIMQDKLEKERNDAKNYVEEYVYDMRDKLHGRLEKFVSEADRDILSLQLEDTENWLYEDGEDQPKQQYIDKLSVLKKLGQPIQERYMESEERPRAFDDMGKQIQMYMKIIEAYKTKEEQYDHLDQEEINKVDKMVNEAMIWLNSKMNQQSKLSLTVEPAVRVREIQDKTKELYSSCNPIVTKPKPKVELPKDNKAGEQNGPVSGQEKAPAEGTEKGTADSTGNPPSTESTEPRPGMDLD, from the exons ATGTCTGTGGTAGGATTCGACGTCGGGTTTCTGAACTGCTATGTTGCGGTAGCTAGAGCCGGAGGAATAGAAACTGTAGCCAATGAATACAGCGATCGATGTACACC AGCATGTGTGTCATTTGGACCACGGAATCGATCTATTGGTGCAGCTGCAAAAAGCCAG GTCGTCACAAACTGCAAGAACACAGTCCAAGGGTTCAAGAGATTTCATGGCCGGGCTTTTTCTGATCCGTACATCCAGCGTTTGAAATCCAGCCTTGTTTACGACTTAGCGCAGATGCCTTCGGGCACCACTGGCATCAAG GTGAtgtacatggaggaggagaaggtgttcAGCATTGAGCAGGTCACTGCCATGCTTCTGACCAAGATGAAGGAGACAGCTGAGCATGCACTGAAGAAACCTGTGGCTGACTGCGTGGTCTCT gtcccctgctacTACACGGACACCGAGAGGAGATCAGTGGTGGACGCAGCACAGATCGCTGGACTCAACTGTCTGAGGCTGATGAATGAGACAActgcag TGGCGTTGGCGTATGGAATCTATAAGCAGGACCTCCCTGCTCCAGAGGAGAAGCCCAGGATTGTGGTGTTTGTAGACATTGGACACTCTGGATACCAGACCTCTGTCTGTGCCTTCAACAAGGGCAAGCTGAAG GTTCTTGCGACGGCCTGCGACCCAGAGCTGGGCGGGAAGGACTTTGACGAGATGCTGGTGAGACATTTCTGTGAGGAGTTTGGGAAGAAGTACAAGCTGGACGTGAAGACCAAGCCCAGGGCTCTGGTTAGGCTCTACCAGGAGTGTGAGAAACTCAAGAAGCTGATGAGCGCTAACTCCTCAGACCTGCCCCTCAACATCGAGTGCTTTATGAACGACATTGACGTCTCTGGAAAACTCAACAG GGTTCAGTTTGAGGAGATGTGTGCTGACGTTCTGGGCAGAGTGGAGGCACCACTGCACAACCTGATGGAGCAAGCCA AACTGAAGAAGGAGGACATCTATGCGGTGGAAATAGTGGGCGGGGCCTCCCGTATCCCGTCTGTCAAAGAGAGGATCAGTAGATTCTTTGGAAAGGAGCTGAGCACCACCCTGAATGCTGATGAGGCCGTGGCCAGAGGATGTGCCCTGCAG TGTGCAATCCTGTCCCCTGCTTTCAAAGTGCGTGAGTTCTCCATCACAGATGCAGTTGCTTACCCAATCTCTCTGAAATggaactctgctgcagaggaaggCTTGAG CGATTGCGAGGTATTCCCAAAGAACCATGCTGCGCCCTTCTCTAAAGTGTTGACTTTCTACCGGAGGGAGCCGTTCTCTCTGGAAGCCTACTACAACACCCCCAAAGAGCTGCCGTACCCCGACCCCACCATAG GTCAGTTTGTGATCCAGAAGGTGGTGCCCCAGGCATCTGGGGAGAGCTCCAAGGTCAAGGTGAAGGTGAGGGTCAACATCCACGGCATCTTCAGCGTCTCCTCAGCCTCGCTGGTGGAGGTCCAGAAGACCGAGGAAGGAGAGGAGCCCATGGACACAGAACAGCAGGCAACaccagagaaagaggaagagaaggaggaagag GGCAACATGCAGACTGACCAGGATGAGACTAAGGCACAAGGAGATGGACAGaaagaggcagaagaggagaagaagacgcCGCCGGAGAATGAGGAGATGGAG acCTCCCCAGAGGAGAGTAAGACAGAGAAGAAGTCTGACCTGCCTCCCCAGGCCAAGAAGCCCAAAGTTAAGACAAAAGTCTTGGAGCTTCCCATCGAGAACAGCCCTCAGTGGGAGCTGGCCGTCGACATGCTCAACCTCTTTGTAGAAAATGAG GGTAAAATGATCATGCAGGACaagctggagaaggagaggaacgaCGCTAAGAACTACGTGGAGGAGTATGTGTACGACATGAGGGACAAACTTCACGGCAGGCTGGAGAAATTCGTCAGTGAAGCT GACCGGGATATCCTGTCTTTACAACTGGAGGACACAGAGAACTGGCTGTATGAAGACGGAGAGGACCAACCTAAACAACAGTACATCGATAAACTGTCCGTGCTGAAG AAACTGGGCCAGCCTATCCAGGAGAGGTACATGGAGTCTGAGGAAAGACCCAGAGCCTTCGATGACATGGGGAAACAGATCCAGATGTACATGAAGATCATTGAAGCTTATAAAACCAAG GAGGAGCAGTATGACCATCTGGACCAGGAAGAGATCAACAAGGTGGATAAGATGGTGAACGAAGCCATGATCTGGCTGAACAGCAAGATGAACCAGCAGAGTAAACTGAGCTTGACTGTGGAGCCTGCTGTTAGAGTCCGAGAGATACAGGACAAGACTAAG GAGCTGTACTCTTCCTGCAACCCCATCGTGACCAAGCCCAAGCCCAAGGTGGAGCTGCCTAAAGACAACAAGGCAGGGGAGCAGAATGGACCAGTCAGCGGCCAGGAGAAAGCCCCAGCAGAGGGTACCGAGAAGGGGACCGCCGACAGCACAGGCAACCCCCCCTCCACGGAATCCACGGAACCTAGACCTGGCATGGACCTTGACTAA
- the LOC115125698 gene encoding heat shock 70 kDa protein 4-like isoform X3 — MSVVGFDVGFLNCYVAVARAGGIETVANEYSDRCTPACVSFGPRNRSIGAAAKSQVVTNCKNTVQGFKRFHGRAFSDPYIQRLKSSLVYDLAQMPSGTTGIKVMYMEEEKVFSIEQVTAMLLTKMKETAEHALKKPVADCVVSVPCYYTDTERRSVVDAAQIAGLNCLRLMNETTAVALAYGIYKQDLPAPEEKPRIVVFVDIGHSGYQTSVCAFNKGKLKVLATACDPELGGKDFDEMLVRHFCEEFGKKYKLDVKTKPRALVRLYQECEKLKKLMSANSSDLPLNIECFMNDIDVSGKLNRVQFEEMCADVLGRVEAPLHNLMEQASEYQLKKEDIYAVEIVGGASRIPSVKERISRFFGKELSTTLNADEAVARGCALQCAILSPAFKVREFSITDAVAYPISLKWNSAAEEGLSDCEVFPKNHAAPFSKVLTFYRREPFSLEAYYNTPKELPYPDPTIGQFVIQKVVPQASGESSKVKVKVRVNIHGIFSVSSASLVEVQKTEEGEEPMDTEQQATPEKEEEKEEETDQDETKAQGDGQKEAEEEKKTPPENEEMETSPEESKTEKKSDLPPQAKKPKVKTKVLELPIENSPQWELAVDMLNLFVENEGKMIMQDKLEKERNDAKNYVEEYVYDMRDKLHGRLEKFVSEADRDILSLQLEDTENWLYEDGEDQPKQQYIDKLSVLKKLGQPIQERYMESEERPRAFDDMGKQIQMYMKIIEAYKTKEEQYDHLDQEEINKVDKMVNEAMIWLNSKMNQQSKLSLTVEPAVRVREIQDKTKELYSSCNPIVTKPKPKVELPKDNKAGEQNGPVSGQEKAPAEGTEKGTADSTGNPPSTESTEPRPGMDLD; from the exons ATGTCTGTGGTAGGATTCGACGTCGGGTTTCTGAACTGCTATGTTGCGGTAGCTAGAGCCGGAGGAATAGAAACTGTAGCCAATGAATACAGCGATCGATGTACACC AGCATGTGTGTCATTTGGACCACGGAATCGATCTATTGGTGCAGCTGCAAAAAGCCAG GTCGTCACAAACTGCAAGAACACAGTCCAAGGGTTCAAGAGATTTCATGGCCGGGCTTTTTCTGATCCGTACATCCAGCGTTTGAAATCCAGCCTTGTTTACGACTTAGCGCAGATGCCTTCGGGCACCACTGGCATCAAG GTGAtgtacatggaggaggagaaggtgttcAGCATTGAGCAGGTCACTGCCATGCTTCTGACCAAGATGAAGGAGACAGCTGAGCATGCACTGAAGAAACCTGTGGCTGACTGCGTGGTCTCT gtcccctgctacTACACGGACACCGAGAGGAGATCAGTGGTGGACGCAGCACAGATCGCTGGACTCAACTGTCTGAGGCTGATGAATGAGACAActgcag TGGCGTTGGCGTATGGAATCTATAAGCAGGACCTCCCTGCTCCAGAGGAGAAGCCCAGGATTGTGGTGTTTGTAGACATTGGACACTCTGGATACCAGACCTCTGTCTGTGCCTTCAACAAGGGCAAGCTGAAG GTTCTTGCGACGGCCTGCGACCCAGAGCTGGGCGGGAAGGACTTTGACGAGATGCTGGTGAGACATTTCTGTGAGGAGTTTGGGAAGAAGTACAAGCTGGACGTGAAGACCAAGCCCAGGGCTCTGGTTAGGCTCTACCAGGAGTGTGAGAAACTCAAGAAGCTGATGAGCGCTAACTCCTCAGACCTGCCCCTCAACATCGAGTGCTTTATGAACGACATTGACGTCTCTGGAAAACTCAACAG GGTTCAGTTTGAGGAGATGTGTGCTGACGTTCTGGGCAGAGTGGAGGCACCACTGCACAACCTGATGGAGCAAGCCAGTGAGTATC AACTGAAGAAGGAGGACATCTATGCGGTGGAAATAGTGGGCGGGGCCTCCCGTATCCCGTCTGTCAAAGAGAGGATCAGTAGATTCTTTGGAAAGGAGCTGAGCACCACCCTGAATGCTGATGAGGCCGTGGCCAGAGGATGTGCCCTGCAG TGTGCAATCCTGTCCCCTGCTTTCAAAGTGCGTGAGTTCTCCATCACAGATGCAGTTGCTTACCCAATCTCTCTGAAATggaactctgctgcagaggaaggCTTGAG CGATTGCGAGGTATTCCCAAAGAACCATGCTGCGCCCTTCTCTAAAGTGTTGACTTTCTACCGGAGGGAGCCGTTCTCTCTGGAAGCCTACTACAACACCCCCAAAGAGCTGCCGTACCCCGACCCCACCATAG GTCAGTTTGTGATCCAGAAGGTGGTGCCCCAGGCATCTGGGGAGAGCTCCAAGGTCAAGGTGAAGGTGAGGGTCAACATCCACGGCATCTTCAGCGTCTCCTCAGCCTCGCTGGTGGAGGTCCAGAAGACCGAGGAAGGAGAGGAGCCCATGGACACAGAACAGCAGGCAACaccagagaaagaggaagagaaggaggaagag ACTGACCAGGATGAGACTAAGGCACAAGGAGATGGACAGaaagaggcagaagaggagaagaagacgcCGCCGGAGAATGAGGAGATGGAG acCTCCCCAGAGGAGAGTAAGACAGAGAAGAAGTCTGACCTGCCTCCCCAGGCCAAGAAGCCCAAAGTTAAGACAAAAGTCTTGGAGCTTCCCATCGAGAACAGCCCTCAGTGGGAGCTGGCCGTCGACATGCTCAACCTCTTTGTAGAAAATGAG GGTAAAATGATCATGCAGGACaagctggagaaggagaggaacgaCGCTAAGAACTACGTGGAGGAGTATGTGTACGACATGAGGGACAAACTTCACGGCAGGCTGGAGAAATTCGTCAGTGAAGCT GACCGGGATATCCTGTCTTTACAACTGGAGGACACAGAGAACTGGCTGTATGAAGACGGAGAGGACCAACCTAAACAACAGTACATCGATAAACTGTCCGTGCTGAAG AAACTGGGCCAGCCTATCCAGGAGAGGTACATGGAGTCTGAGGAAAGACCCAGAGCCTTCGATGACATGGGGAAACAGATCCAGATGTACATGAAGATCATTGAAGCTTATAAAACCAAG GAGGAGCAGTATGACCATCTGGACCAGGAAGAGATCAACAAGGTGGATAAGATGGTGAACGAAGCCATGATCTGGCTGAACAGCAAGATGAACCAGCAGAGTAAACTGAGCTTGACTGTGGAGCCTGCTGTTAGAGTCCGAGAGATACAGGACAAGACTAAG GAGCTGTACTCTTCCTGCAACCCCATCGTGACCAAGCCCAAGCCCAAGGTGGAGCTGCCTAAAGACAACAAGGCAGGGGAGCAGAATGGACCAGTCAGCGGCCAGGAGAAAGCCCCAGCAGAGGGTACCGAGAAGGGGACCGCCGACAGCACAGGCAACCCCCCCTCCACGGAATCCACGGAACCTAGACCTGGCATGGACCTTGACTAA
- the LOC115125698 gene encoding heat shock 70 kDa protein 4-like isoform X4, translating to MSVVGFDVGFLNCYVAVARAGGIETVANEYSDRCTPACVSFGPRNRSIGAAAKSQVVTNCKNTVQGFKRFHGRAFSDPYIQRLKSSLVYDLAQMPSGTTGIKVMYMEEEKVFSIEQVTAMLLTKMKETAEHALKKPVADCVVSVPCYYTDTERRSVVDAAQIAGLNCLRLMNETTAVALAYGIYKQDLPAPEEKPRIVVFVDIGHSGYQTSVCAFNKGKLKVLATACDPELGGKDFDEMLVRHFCEEFGKKYKLDVKTKPRALVRLYQECEKLKKLMSANSSDLPLNIECFMNDIDVSGKLNRVQFEEMCADVLGRVEAPLHNLMEQAKLKKEDIYAVEIVGGASRIPSVKERISRFFGKELSTTLNADEAVARGCALQCAILSPAFKVREFSITDAVAYPISLKWNSAAEEGLSDCEVFPKNHAAPFSKVLTFYRREPFSLEAYYNTPKELPYPDPTIGQFVIQKVVPQASGESSKVKVKVRVNIHGIFSVSSASLVEVQKTEEGEEPMDTEQQATPEKEEEKEEETDQDETKAQGDGQKEAEEEKKTPPENEEMETSPEESKTEKKSDLPPQAKKPKVKTKVLELPIENSPQWELAVDMLNLFVENEGKMIMQDKLEKERNDAKNYVEEYVYDMRDKLHGRLEKFVSEADRDILSLQLEDTENWLYEDGEDQPKQQYIDKLSVLKKLGQPIQERYMESEERPRAFDDMGKQIQMYMKIIEAYKTKEEQYDHLDQEEINKVDKMVNEAMIWLNSKMNQQSKLSLTVEPAVRVREIQDKTKELYSSCNPIVTKPKPKVELPKDNKAGEQNGPVSGQEKAPAEGTEKGTADSTGNPPSTESTEPRPGMDLD from the exons ATGTCTGTGGTAGGATTCGACGTCGGGTTTCTGAACTGCTATGTTGCGGTAGCTAGAGCCGGAGGAATAGAAACTGTAGCCAATGAATACAGCGATCGATGTACACC AGCATGTGTGTCATTTGGACCACGGAATCGATCTATTGGTGCAGCTGCAAAAAGCCAG GTCGTCACAAACTGCAAGAACACAGTCCAAGGGTTCAAGAGATTTCATGGCCGGGCTTTTTCTGATCCGTACATCCAGCGTTTGAAATCCAGCCTTGTTTACGACTTAGCGCAGATGCCTTCGGGCACCACTGGCATCAAG GTGAtgtacatggaggaggagaaggtgttcAGCATTGAGCAGGTCACTGCCATGCTTCTGACCAAGATGAAGGAGACAGCTGAGCATGCACTGAAGAAACCTGTGGCTGACTGCGTGGTCTCT gtcccctgctacTACACGGACACCGAGAGGAGATCAGTGGTGGACGCAGCACAGATCGCTGGACTCAACTGTCTGAGGCTGATGAATGAGACAActgcag TGGCGTTGGCGTATGGAATCTATAAGCAGGACCTCCCTGCTCCAGAGGAGAAGCCCAGGATTGTGGTGTTTGTAGACATTGGACACTCTGGATACCAGACCTCTGTCTGTGCCTTCAACAAGGGCAAGCTGAAG GTTCTTGCGACGGCCTGCGACCCAGAGCTGGGCGGGAAGGACTTTGACGAGATGCTGGTGAGACATTTCTGTGAGGAGTTTGGGAAGAAGTACAAGCTGGACGTGAAGACCAAGCCCAGGGCTCTGGTTAGGCTCTACCAGGAGTGTGAGAAACTCAAGAAGCTGATGAGCGCTAACTCCTCAGACCTGCCCCTCAACATCGAGTGCTTTATGAACGACATTGACGTCTCTGGAAAACTCAACAG GGTTCAGTTTGAGGAGATGTGTGCTGACGTTCTGGGCAGAGTGGAGGCACCACTGCACAACCTGATGGAGCAAGCCA AACTGAAGAAGGAGGACATCTATGCGGTGGAAATAGTGGGCGGGGCCTCCCGTATCCCGTCTGTCAAAGAGAGGATCAGTAGATTCTTTGGAAAGGAGCTGAGCACCACCCTGAATGCTGATGAGGCCGTGGCCAGAGGATGTGCCCTGCAG TGTGCAATCCTGTCCCCTGCTTTCAAAGTGCGTGAGTTCTCCATCACAGATGCAGTTGCTTACCCAATCTCTCTGAAATggaactctgctgcagaggaaggCTTGAG CGATTGCGAGGTATTCCCAAAGAACCATGCTGCGCCCTTCTCTAAAGTGTTGACTTTCTACCGGAGGGAGCCGTTCTCTCTGGAAGCCTACTACAACACCCCCAAAGAGCTGCCGTACCCCGACCCCACCATAG GTCAGTTTGTGATCCAGAAGGTGGTGCCCCAGGCATCTGGGGAGAGCTCCAAGGTCAAGGTGAAGGTGAGGGTCAACATCCACGGCATCTTCAGCGTCTCCTCAGCCTCGCTGGTGGAGGTCCAGAAGACCGAGGAAGGAGAGGAGCCCATGGACACAGAACAGCAGGCAACaccagagaaagaggaagagaaggaggaagag ACTGACCAGGATGAGACTAAGGCACAAGGAGATGGACAGaaagaggcagaagaggagaagaagacgcCGCCGGAGAATGAGGAGATGGAG acCTCCCCAGAGGAGAGTAAGACAGAGAAGAAGTCTGACCTGCCTCCCCAGGCCAAGAAGCCCAAAGTTAAGACAAAAGTCTTGGAGCTTCCCATCGAGAACAGCCCTCAGTGGGAGCTGGCCGTCGACATGCTCAACCTCTTTGTAGAAAATGAG GGTAAAATGATCATGCAGGACaagctggagaaggagaggaacgaCGCTAAGAACTACGTGGAGGAGTATGTGTACGACATGAGGGACAAACTTCACGGCAGGCTGGAGAAATTCGTCAGTGAAGCT GACCGGGATATCCTGTCTTTACAACTGGAGGACACAGAGAACTGGCTGTATGAAGACGGAGAGGACCAACCTAAACAACAGTACATCGATAAACTGTCCGTGCTGAAG AAACTGGGCCAGCCTATCCAGGAGAGGTACATGGAGTCTGAGGAAAGACCCAGAGCCTTCGATGACATGGGGAAACAGATCCAGATGTACATGAAGATCATTGAAGCTTATAAAACCAAG GAGGAGCAGTATGACCATCTGGACCAGGAAGAGATCAACAAGGTGGATAAGATGGTGAACGAAGCCATGATCTGGCTGAACAGCAAGATGAACCAGCAGAGTAAACTGAGCTTGACTGTGGAGCCTGCTGTTAGAGTCCGAGAGATACAGGACAAGACTAAG GAGCTGTACTCTTCCTGCAACCCCATCGTGACCAAGCCCAAGCCCAAGGTGGAGCTGCCTAAAGACAACAAGGCAGGGGAGCAGAATGGACCAGTCAGCGGCCAGGAGAAAGCCCCAGCAGAGGGTACCGAGAAGGGGACCGCCGACAGCACAGGCAACCCCCCCTCCACGGAATCCACGGAACCTAGACCTGGCATGGACCTTGACTAA